The Hymenobacter sp. DG01 genome has a segment encoding these proteins:
- a CDS encoding carboxy terminal-processing peptidase, with product MSSPRLKIGLYASVLLAVFVLASYKLYRRNDGRSPQKDEVLIKAMLQGLSQAHYQPERIDDAFSKRVFDLYLKRLDSSKKFLLQSDVEQLRKYQNDIDNQVQRGTHEFMDLGTQLMAQRVKDIQGLYRDILSKPFDFTTDETFETESDKVTFAANAAAQREEWRKFLKYQTMVRVSEMMDEQAKKKDKPLASTSATPSPSTTSEPMRTPAQMEAEARKRVLKYFDDYFKGLQQTDANDRLAMYANTIANTYDPHTEYFAPRDKETFDIAMTGRFEGIGASLQEKDGQIKVSDIIPGSASYRQGELKAGDIILRVAQGSAEPVSVEGMRLEKAVSIIKGKKGTEVRLTVKKPDASTKIISIIRDVVVIEETYAQSATINDNGTKLGYIKLPNFYADFNDNGGRSSAADVKKELEKLKAENVQGVVLDLRFNGGGSLQDAVEMAGLFVESGPVVQVRNSQGAPTILNDRDPRVQYGGPLVVLVNKYSASASEILAAAIQDYKRGVVMGSASTYGKGTVQRIFDLDEAMPAEFNSIKPFGSLKLTTSKFYRINGGSTQFKGVIPDIILPDAYSYLDQGEKETDYPLKWDEITPARYRAWNAAPAIDKLRQASTARVNSSPSFKQLSDMVARMVKRKDDTKVSLKLANYRAEQEQAKLESDKYEAIQNAAQPIAIAPLTFDLRQLGADTIKVNRASRFVKPLKKDITLREAVAVLKDQI from the coding sequence ATGTCTTCCCCCCGACTCAAGATAGGCTTGTATGCCTCGGTGTTGCTGGCGGTGTTCGTGTTGGCTTCTTATAAGCTATACCGGCGCAACGATGGCCGCTCACCCCAGAAGGATGAAGTTCTTATCAAGGCTATGCTCCAGGGCCTGAGCCAGGCTCATTACCAGCCTGAGCGCATTGACGACGCCTTCTCCAAACGGGTTTTCGACCTGTATCTGAAGCGTCTGGACAGCAGCAAAAAGTTTCTGCTGCAGTCCGATGTGGAGCAGCTGCGCAAGTACCAGAACGATATCGACAACCAGGTGCAGCGCGGCACCCACGAATTTATGGATCTGGGCACCCAGCTGATGGCCCAGCGCGTGAAGGACATCCAGGGCCTGTACCGGGATATCCTGTCGAAGCCGTTTGACTTTACCACCGACGAAACCTTCGAGACGGAATCAGATAAGGTGACTTTCGCCGCCAACGCTGCCGCTCAGCGCGAAGAGTGGCGTAAGTTTCTGAAGTACCAGACCATGGTGCGCGTATCGGAAATGATGGATGAGCAGGCCAAGAAGAAGGATAAGCCGCTGGCTTCTACTTCCGCTACCCCCTCGCCCAGCACCACCTCCGAGCCCATGCGCACACCGGCTCAGATGGAGGCCGAAGCCCGCAAGCGCGTACTGAAGTACTTTGATGACTACTTCAAGGGCCTGCAGCAGACGGATGCCAATGACCGTCTGGCGATGTATGCCAATACCATTGCCAACACCTACGACCCCCACACCGAGTACTTTGCTCCCCGCGACAAAGAAACCTTTGATATTGCCATGACTGGCCGCTTTGAGGGCATTGGTGCTTCTCTGCAGGAAAAGGATGGGCAGATCAAGGTTTCCGACATTATCCCGGGTAGCGCTTCTTACCGCCAGGGCGAGCTGAAGGCCGGCGACATTATTCTGCGGGTAGCCCAGGGTTCGGCCGAGCCGGTATCGGTGGAAGGCATGCGCTTGGAAAAGGCGGTGTCTATAATTAAGGGCAAGAAAGGCACGGAAGTACGCCTGACGGTGAAAAAGCCTGATGCCAGCACCAAAATCATCTCTATCATCCGGGATGTGGTTGTAATTGAGGAAACCTACGCGCAGTCGGCTACCATCAACGACAACGGCACCAAGCTGGGCTACATCAAGCTGCCTAACTTCTACGCCGACTTCAACGACAACGGGGGCCGCAGCTCGGCTGCCGACGTGAAGAAAGAGCTGGAGAAACTGAAGGCCGAAAACGTACAGGGCGTAGTGCTCGACCTGCGCTTCAACGGCGGGGGCTCCCTGCAGGACGCCGTAGAAATGGCGGGCCTGTTCGTGGAAAGCGGCCCGGTAGTGCAGGTGCGCAACTCCCAGGGTGCTCCTACCATCCTCAACGACCGTGACCCGCGCGTGCAGTACGGCGGTCCGCTGGTGGTACTGGTAAATAAGTACAGCGCTTCGGCTTCCGAGATTCTGGCCGCCGCTATTCAGGACTACAAGCGTGGGGTTGTAATGGGCTCGGCCAGCACGTATGGCAAAGGCACCGTACAGCGCATCTTTGACCTGGATGAAGCTATGCCCGCCGAGTTTAACAGCATCAAGCCTTTCGGTTCGCTGAAGCTCACGACCTCGAAGTTCTACCGCATCAACGGCGGCTCGACGCAGTTCAAAGGCGTTATTCCGGATATCATCCTGCCCGACGCGTACAGCTACCTCGACCAGGGTGAGAAGGAAACCGACTACCCCCTGAAGTGGGACGAAATCACGCCGGCCCGCTACCGCGCCTGGAACGCGGCTCCGGCCATCGACAAGCTGCGCCAGGCCAGCACGGCCCGGGTTAATAGCAGCCCCAGCTTTAAGCAGCTCTCCGATATGGTAGCCCGCATGGTGAAGCGTAAGGACGACACGAAAGTATCGTTGAAGCTGGCTAACTACCGTGCTGAGCAGGAGCAGGCTAAACTGGAATCGGATAAGTATGAAGCCATCCAAAACGCGGCCCAGCCTATTGCCATAGCCCCGCTGACCTTTGATCTGCGCCAGTTGGGTGCCGATACGATTAAAGTAAACCGCGCCTCCCGCTTCGTGAAGCCCCTGAAGAAGGACATCACCCTGCGCGAAGCCGTAGCTGTGCTGAAAGACCAGATCTAG
- the lysS gene encoding lysine--tRNA ligase, whose protein sequence is MQHLSEQEIIRRGKLEELQKLGIEPYPSELFDVNFYAQEILENYHPELNNFQDVSLAGRLMSIRVKGKASFAELQDASGRIQLYINRDEICPGEDKELYNTVFKKLVDLGDFVGVKGHVFKTMVGETSIHVTGFTLLSKSLRPLPVVKERVDEATGEKITYDAFTDPEQRYRQRYVDLVVNPHVRDAFVKRTQLVQAMRNYLNDKGYLEVETPILQPLYGGAAARPFKTHHNTLDMTLYLRIANELYLKRLIVGGFDGVYEFSKDFRNEGMSRFHNPEFTQMELYVAYKDYYWMMDLVEEMVERVALTLHGKTEVQVGENLINFQRPWKRFTMAEAIEHYTGFNIDGKSEDELRAAAKDLKVGLDPSMGKAKIIDEIFGEHVEPKLIQPTFITDYPVEMSPLAKKHRSKPGLVERFEAICNGKEICNAFSELNDPIDQRQRFEDQLELGKRGDTEAMVLDEDFLRALEYGMPPTAGLGIGIDRLSMIMTNSNSIQDVLFFPQMKPEYTKSENAPKPEAEA, encoded by the coding sequence ATGCAGCACCTCAGCGAACAGGAGATAATCCGTCGTGGCAAATTGGAAGAGCTCCAGAAGCTCGGCATTGAGCCCTACCCCTCCGAGCTGTTCGACGTGAACTTCTACGCCCAGGAGATTCTCGAGAACTACCACCCCGAGCTCAACAACTTTCAGGACGTAAGCCTGGCCGGCCGCCTGATGTCGATTCGGGTGAAGGGCAAAGCCTCGTTCGCGGAGCTGCAGGACGCCTCGGGCCGGATTCAGCTCTACATCAACCGCGACGAAATCTGCCCCGGCGAAGACAAGGAACTATATAACACAGTATTCAAGAAGCTCGTGGACCTCGGCGACTTCGTGGGCGTGAAAGGCCATGTGTTCAAGACGATGGTGGGCGAAACCTCCATCCACGTAACCGGCTTTACGCTGCTAAGCAAGAGCCTGCGCCCTCTGCCCGTGGTAAAAGAGCGGGTTGATGAGGCTACCGGCGAGAAAATCACCTACGACGCCTTTACGGACCCCGAGCAGCGCTACCGTCAGCGCTACGTGGACCTAGTAGTGAACCCGCACGTGCGCGACGCTTTCGTGAAGCGGACCCAGCTGGTGCAAGCCATGCGCAACTACCTTAACGACAAAGGCTACCTGGAGGTGGAAACGCCTATCCTGCAGCCCCTGTACGGTGGCGCGGCGGCTCGTCCCTTCAAAACCCACCACAACACGCTGGACATGACGCTGTATTTGCGCATTGCCAACGAATTGTACCTGAAGCGCCTGATTGTGGGTGGATTTGATGGGGTGTACGAATTCTCGAAGGACTTCCGCAACGAGGGCATGAGCCGGTTCCATAACCCGGAGTTCACCCAAATGGAACTGTACGTAGCCTACAAGGACTACTACTGGATGATGGACCTGGTGGAGGAAATGGTGGAGCGCGTGGCCCTCACGCTGCACGGCAAAACAGAAGTGCAGGTAGGTGAAAACCTCATCAACTTTCAGCGCCCCTGGAAGCGCTTTACCATGGCCGAAGCCATTGAGCACTACACGGGCTTCAACATTGATGGCAAGAGCGAAGACGAGCTGCGCGCCGCCGCCAAGGACCTGAAAGTAGGCCTTGACCCGAGCATGGGCAAAGCCAAAATCATCGACGAAATCTTCGGGGAACATGTGGAGCCTAAGCTGATTCAGCCCACGTTCATCACTGATTACCCCGTGGAAATGTCGCCGCTGGCCAAGAAGCACCGCAGCAAGCCGGGCCTGGTAGAGCGCTTTGAGGCTATTTGCAACGGCAAGGAAATTTGCAATGCCTTCTCGGAGCTCAACGACCCCATCGACCAGCGCCAGCGTTTCGAAGACCAACTGGAGCTCGGCAAGCGCGGCGACACCGAGGCGATGGTGCTCGACGAAGACTTCCTGCGGGCTCTGGAGTACGGCATGCCGCCCACGGCCGGCCTGGGCATCGGTATCGACCGCCTGAGCATGATCATGACCAACTCCAACTCCATTCAGGATGTGCTATTCTTCCCGCAAATGAAGCCGGAGTACACCAAGTCGGAAAACGCGCCGAAGCCAGAGGCGGAAGCGTAG
- a CDS encoding YtxH domain-containing protein, protein MQDTKGKVILSLLVGATAGAVAGLLLAPETGDATRANLKKSASKWGDGPNKLLKQGKFGLGSLKAEEPASDQLRTDRTAADTLLNSLSDSAYEVSTSADADSDYDGVGGDSRHYPGYKS, encoded by the coding sequence ATGCAAGACACGAAAGGCAAAGTTATTCTCTCCCTGTTGGTTGGGGCTACGGCCGGAGCGGTAGCCGGGCTTCTGCTGGCCCCCGAAACCGGCGACGCCACCCGGGCCAACCTCAAGAAATCGGCCTCCAAATGGGGCGACGGCCCGAACAAGCTGCTCAAGCAGGGCAAATTCGGCCTGGGCTCCCTGAAGGCCGAGGAACCCGCCTCCGACCAGTTGCGCACCGACCGCACCGCCGCCGATACGCTCCTGAATTCCCTCAGCGACTCGGCCTACGAAGTGTCAACCTCCGCCGATGCCGACTCCGACTACGATGGGGTGGGCGGCGACTCGCGGCACTACCCTGGCTACAAATCCTGA
- a CDS encoding CsbD family protein: MSYHEEDNSGKILLAALAGAGAGIIAGLLMAPDKGAATRSKLGSAATKYSGQLGEQLSKYGEDLDSRFKGYIEKLEDMGITGAGSKLKLKGNWDELKGKLKQQYAQLTDEDLEYAEGQGDELVGRLQNKLGKAKQEVVKLLNEL, encoded by the coding sequence ATGTCCTACCACGAAGAAGACAACTCGGGTAAAATTCTCCTCGCTGCATTGGCTGGTGCCGGTGCTGGTATCATTGCCGGCCTGCTGATGGCCCCCGACAAAGGCGCCGCTACCCGCAGCAAGCTGGGCAGCGCTGCCACCAAGTACAGCGGCCAGCTGGGCGAGCAGCTCTCGAAATACGGTGAAGACCTCGACTCCCGCTTCAAAGGCTACATCGAGAAGCTCGAAGACATGGGCATCACCGGCGCCGGCTCTAAACTGAAGCTGAAAGGCAACTGGGACGAGCTGAAAGGCAAGCTGAAGCAGCAGTATGCTCAACTCACCGACGAAGACCTGGAGTATGCCGAAGGCCAGGGCGACGAGCTGGTGGGCCGTCTGCAAAATAAGCTCGGCAAAGCCAAGCAGGAAGTAGTAAAGCTGCTCAACGAACTGTAA
- a CDS encoding Kazal-type serine protease inhibitor family protein, with amino-acid sequence MRKILVFGAFLVSTAACQRNPASTAQASCIDESRIRKDVMCTMDYKPVCGCDGKTYGNACQATNAGVTSSTPGECPPKSSN; translated from the coding sequence ATGCGAAAAATCCTTGTTTTCGGAGCTTTTCTGGTTTCTACAGCGGCCTGCCAGCGCAATCCGGCTTCTACGGCCCAGGCTTCCTGCATCGACGAAAGCCGAATCCGGAAAGACGTTATGTGCACCATGGACTACAAGCCCGTGTGCGGCTGCGACGGCAAAACCTATGGCAACGCCTGCCAGGCCACCAACGCGGGCGTAACCAGCTCCACGCCCGGCGAGTGCCCCCCGAAAAGCAGCAACTAA
- a CDS encoding cupin domain-containing protein — protein MSEKRYFRQQNPFIVPTTDGKLIEEHIGLASTGTGQYSVAHMVAPPQWSEPHQRPEFDEVTIVVRGRKRFEIDGEVVELGAGESLLIKAGARVRYSNPFGEECEYWSVCVPAFSPATVNREEE, from the coding sequence ATGTCTGAAAAGCGCTATTTCCGCCAGCAGAACCCGTTCATTGTCCCAACTACCGATGGCAAGCTGATAGAGGAACACATTGGCCTGGCCAGCACCGGCACGGGTCAGTACAGTGTAGCCCACATGGTAGCGCCTCCGCAGTGGAGTGAGCCCCACCAGCGCCCCGAGTTTGACGAGGTAACCATTGTGGTGCGGGGCCGCAAGCGGTTTGAGATAGACGGCGAGGTAGTAGAGCTGGGGGCCGGCGAATCGTTGCTGATTAAGGCCGGAGCCCGGGTGCGCTACTCCAACCCTTTTGGCGAGGAGTGCGAGTACTGGTCGGTGTGCGTGCCGGCCTTCAGCCCGGCTACCGTGAACCGGGAAGAAGAGTAG
- a CDS encoding dienelactone hydrolase family protein has product MDQRIINLFDEYTHAPLTRKEFLDRLVKLAGGTALAAAALTVLEPGYAQAATIPTDDKDLIVEEVTWPGEAGVTMKGYLVHPKGKKKRGAVVVIHENRGLTPHIKDVTRRVAKAGYLALGVDALSVFGGTPANEDEGRTLIGKLDKQQNLQNYLAALRYLRQRPDSNGRTGCVGFCWGGAMANSLATHDPQLNAAVAYYGTQPPAEEVPNIKAALMLHYAGLDERVNAGMPAYEAALKAAGIQYEQYVYANVNHAFNNDSSPARYNAEAAQLAWSRTLKLFKEKLG; this is encoded by the coding sequence ATGGATCAGCGCATCATCAACCTGTTCGACGAGTACACGCACGCCCCGCTTACCCGCAAGGAGTTTCTGGACCGGCTGGTGAAGCTGGCCGGCGGCACGGCCCTGGCGGCAGCGGCGCTGACCGTGCTGGAACCCGGCTATGCCCAGGCCGCCACCATTCCCACCGACGATAAGGACCTGATAGTGGAGGAAGTTACCTGGCCCGGCGAGGCCGGCGTGACCATGAAGGGCTACCTAGTGCACCCCAAAGGCAAAAAGAAGCGCGGGGCCGTAGTGGTCATTCACGAAAACCGGGGCCTGACGCCCCACATCAAGGATGTAACGCGCCGCGTGGCCAAGGCCGGCTACCTGGCCTTGGGCGTCGATGCCCTGTCGGTATTTGGGGGCACGCCGGCCAACGAGGACGAAGGCCGCACCCTCATCGGCAAGCTCGATAAGCAGCAGAACCTGCAGAACTACCTGGCCGCTCTGCGCTACCTGCGCCAGCGCCCCGACTCCAACGGCCGCACCGGCTGCGTGGGTTTCTGCTGGGGCGGGGCCATGGCCAACAGCCTTGCTACCCATGATCCGCAGCTGAACGCCGCCGTGGCCTACTACGGCACCCAGCCGCCCGCCGAGGAAGTACCCAACATCAAAGCTGCCTTAATGCTGCACTACGCTGGCCTCGATGAGCGGGTAAACGCCGGCATGCCCGCCTACGAAGCCGCCCTGAAAGCAGCCGGCATCCAGTACGAGCAGTACGTGTATGCTAATGTAAATCACGCGTTCAACAACGACTCCTCCCCGGCCCGCTACAACGCCGAGGCCGCCCAGCTGGCCTGGAGCCGCACGCTGAAGCTGTTCAAGGAAAAGCTGGGGTAG
- a CDS encoding carbohydrate-binding protein has protein sequence MKHRFTSLLGAAALCVLGSASSHAQTYQQVWADEFTNGISSSWVFETGGGGWGNNEKQYYQRANASVVNGILQITARKENVGGMPYTSSRMKTQGLKEFKYGKIEARMKLPLGQGLWPAFWMLGSNINTVSWPACGEIDVMEHINAENKVYGTVHWDSNGHAEYGGNLITTPQDYHVYAVEWEPTYIRWFVDGVKYHEINISGGTGSTEEFQRPFFLLLNLAVAGNWPGQTVDESKLPATMYVDYVRVYQKSGTTTPPPAGSSTTIQAESYSSMNGVQLETTSDTGGGQNVAYIDAGDWMAYSNINFPTSGTYTLEYRVASPSGGTLSSDLNAGAIQLGNTTIPATGGWQNWTTVSRTVNVNAGTYNFGVFAQTGGWNLNWIRITKSGSARPAAVLAATAGSEEAKSLNVYPNPYSAGAPLTIQLPTQQELSPAQVQILDAQGKQVWQTTAFGSEVRVAKDLPLRSGMYLIQVTNAAGTSVQKLMVR, from the coding sequence ATGAAACACCGGTTTACCTCCCTGCTGGGAGCGGCTGCACTATGCGTGCTCGGCTCCGCTTCCTCCCACGCCCAAACCTATCAGCAAGTATGGGCCGATGAATTCACGAACGGCATCAGCTCCAGCTGGGTATTTGAAACCGGCGGGGGCGGCTGGGGCAACAACGAGAAGCAGTACTACCAGCGCGCCAACGCCAGCGTAGTGAACGGCATCCTGCAGATTACGGCCCGCAAGGAAAACGTGGGCGGCATGCCCTACACCTCCTCGCGCATGAAAACCCAGGGCCTGAAGGAGTTTAAGTACGGTAAAATTGAGGCCCGCATGAAGCTGCCCCTGGGCCAGGGCCTGTGGCCGGCCTTCTGGATGCTGGGCAGCAACATCAACACCGTCAGCTGGCCGGCCTGCGGCGAAATTGACGTGATGGAGCACATCAACGCCGAAAACAAGGTGTACGGCACCGTGCACTGGGACAGCAACGGCCACGCCGAGTACGGCGGCAACCTCATCACGACTCCCCAGGACTACCACGTATATGCCGTGGAATGGGAGCCCACCTACATCCGCTGGTTTGTGGATGGGGTGAAGTACCACGAAATCAACATCAGCGGCGGCACGGGCAGCACCGAGGAGTTTCAGCGGCCTTTCTTCCTGCTCCTGAACCTGGCCGTAGCCGGCAACTGGCCCGGCCAGACCGTGGACGAGAGCAAGCTGCCCGCCACCATGTACGTCGATTACGTGCGGGTGTACCAGAAAAGCGGCACCACTACCCCACCACCCGCCGGCTCCAGCACCACCATTCAGGCCGAAAGCTACAGCTCCATGAACGGGGTGCAGCTGGAAACCACCTCCGACACGGGCGGGGGCCAGAACGTGGCCTACATTGACGCCGGCGACTGGATGGCCTACAGCAACATCAACTTCCCGACTTCGGGCACTTACACCCTGGAGTACCGGGTAGCCAGCCCCAGCGGCGGCACGCTGTCGTCGGACCTGAACGCGGGCGCCATTCAGCTGGGCAACACCACTATTCCGGCCACGGGCGGCTGGCAGAACTGGACGACGGTATCCCGGACGGTGAACGTGAATGCGGGCACCTACAACTTCGGGGTGTTTGCCCAGACTGGCGGCTGGAACCTCAACTGGATTCGGATTACAAAGTCCGGTAGCGCCCGTCCGGCGGCCGTTCTGGCTGCCACGGCAGGTAGCGAGGAAGCTAAGAGCCTGAACGTGTACCCCAATCCTTATTCAGCTGGCGCCCCCCTCACCATTCAGCTCCCAACCCAGCAGGAACTCTCGCCGGCCCAGGTGCAGATTCTGGATGCCCAGGGCAAGCAGGTATGGCAAACCACGGCCTTTGGCTCGGAGGTGAGGGTAGCAAAAGACCTTCCCCTGCGCAGCGGCATGTACCTGATTCAGGTAACCAACGCCGCCGGCACTTCTGTCCAGAAACTAATGGTGCGCTGA
- a CDS encoding M20/M25/M40 family metallo-hydrolase, with the protein MNAFRLLALAGGLTVAAPSLAQQGTKADQATLAKIKDEGLNRSKVMETAFYLTDVCGPRLANSEGLNRANQWTQKQLTSWGLAKATIEPWGTFGRGWDIDKSYIAMTAPYYHTLIGAPKAWTPSTNGALRKQVVVMKATTEAELDKYKGQLRDKIVLLDVTAPKTSFEADAKRYSDDELQKMAAYKPEAPAAAANSASAEMEQRMAQRRAMLALRTKMSEMMLSEGAAAVLSSRGGSDGTFFTSNGAPYAADAKPVLPELEMAPEDQLRLIRLAEAGIPVEIELETRTRFQTQDLKGYNVVAEIPGTDKKLKSEIVMLGAHIDSWHAATGATDNAAGCAVMMEAVRILKAAGVQPRRTIRIALWGEEEQGLFGSRGYVKNHFADPATMKLLPEHEKLAAYFNLDNGAGKIRGIYAQGNEAAAPIFQEWLKPFADMGATTVTLRNTGGTDHLSFDAVGLPGFQFIQDPLDYGTRTHHTNMDTYERLPADDMKQASVVVASFVYQAAMRDAKLPRKPLPAAKPEQRM; encoded by the coding sequence ATGAACGCATTTCGGCTCCTTGCACTAGCTGGCGGCCTCACGGTAGCTGCTCCTTCCCTCGCCCAACAGGGTACCAAGGCCGACCAGGCCACGCTGGCTAAAATCAAGGACGAAGGCCTGAACCGTTCCAAAGTAATGGAAACCGCCTTCTACCTCACCGACGTCTGCGGTCCTCGCCTGGCCAACTCTGAGGGGCTGAATCGCGCCAACCAGTGGACCCAGAAGCAACTCACCAGCTGGGGCCTCGCCAAGGCCACCATTGAGCCCTGGGGCACCTTCGGCCGCGGCTGGGATATCGATAAGTCGTACATCGCCATGACGGCGCCCTACTACCACACGCTCATTGGGGCGCCCAAGGCCTGGACACCCAGCACCAACGGCGCCCTCCGGAAGCAGGTAGTAGTGATGAAGGCCACCACCGAAGCCGAGCTGGACAAGTACAAAGGCCAGCTGCGCGACAAAATTGTGCTGCTGGACGTAACCGCGCCCAAAACTTCCTTCGAGGCCGACGCCAAGCGCTACTCTGATGACGAACTGCAGAAGATGGCCGCTTACAAGCCCGAAGCGCCGGCCGCTGCGGCCAACTCAGCCAGCGCCGAAATGGAGCAGCGCATGGCCCAGCGCCGTGCCATGCTGGCCCTGCGCACCAAGATGTCGGAGATGATGCTGAGCGAAGGCGCGGCCGCTGTCCTGAGCAGCCGGGGCGGCTCCGATGGCACGTTCTTCACCAGCAACGGCGCCCCCTACGCCGCCGACGCCAAGCCGGTACTGCCCGAGCTGGAAATGGCTCCCGAAGACCAGCTGCGCCTGATCCGGCTGGCCGAGGCGGGTATTCCGGTAGAAATTGAGCTGGAAACCCGCACCCGTTTCCAAACGCAGGATTTGAAAGGCTACAATGTGGTAGCTGAAATTCCGGGCACCGACAAAAAGCTGAAAAGCGAAATTGTGATGCTGGGCGCCCACATCGACTCCTGGCATGCCGCTACCGGCGCCACCGATAACGCCGCCGGCTGCGCCGTGATGATGGAAGCTGTGCGTATCCTGAAGGCGGCCGGCGTGCAGCCCCGCCGCACCATCCGGATTGCCTTGTGGGGTGAGGAGGAGCAGGGCCTGTTTGGCTCGCGCGGCTACGTGAAAAACCACTTCGCCGACCCCGCTACCATGAAGCTGCTGCCCGAGCACGAGAAGCTCGCCGCCTACTTCAACCTCGATAACGGCGCCGGCAAAATCCGTGGCATCTATGCCCAGGGCAACGAAGCCGCCGCGCCTATCTTCCAGGAGTGGCTCAAGCCCTTCGCCGATATGGGCGCTACCACCGTTACGCTGCGCAACACCGGCGGCACCGACCACCTCTCGTTTGACGCCGTGGGCCTGCCCGGCTTCCAGTTCATTCAGGACCCCCTGGACTACGGCACCCGCACCCACCATACCAATATGGACACCTACGAGCGTCTGCCCGCCGACGACATGAAGCAGGCCTCCGTGGTAGTAGCTTCCTTCGTGTACCAGGCTGCCATGCGCGACGCCAAGCTGCCCCGCAAGCCCCTGCCCGCCGCCAAGCCCGAGCAGCGGATGTAG
- a CDS encoding alpha/beta fold hydrolase, with the protein MLGRGKRTLLFVNGFGCDQSIWRYLIPALTEHFHLVLFDHVGAGQSDSSAYDAEKYASLDGYAADLLEICQQLNLQHVTLVGHSVGAVIGVLAAIRQPELFRQLILLCPSPYYLNEPGYHGGFERMDVEQMLRFMETDYVGWADSFASFIMGNPNQPSLVAELTHSFCQNDPAIAKQFARVTFLSDNRADISKLRVPCLLLQCAEDLIAPLEVGDYLHSVIPDSTLVTLPVAGHCPHVSAPTETLEAIEAYIAA; encoded by the coding sequence ATGCTAGGGCGAGGGAAGCGAACTTTACTGTTTGTGAACGGCTTTGGATGCGACCAAAGCATCTGGCGCTACCTTATCCCGGCGCTGACGGAGCACTTCCACCTGGTGCTCTTCGACCACGTAGGCGCCGGCCAGTCGGATTCTAGTGCCTATGACGCGGAAAAATATGCCTCCCTGGACGGCTATGCCGCGGACCTGCTCGAAATATGCCAGCAGCTTAACCTGCAACACGTCACGCTGGTAGGGCATTCCGTGGGGGCCGTTATCGGGGTGCTGGCCGCCATCCGGCAGCCCGAACTGTTTCGCCAGCTTATCCTGCTCTGCCCCTCGCCCTACTACCTCAACGAGCCCGGCTACCATGGCGGCTTCGAGCGGATGGACGTGGAGCAGATGCTGCGCTTCATGGAAACCGATTACGTAGGCTGGGCCGACTCATTCGCTTCCTTCATTATGGGCAACCCCAACCAGCCTTCCCTGGTGGCGGAGCTCACGCACAGCTTCTGCCAGAACGACCCCGCCATTGCCAAGCAGTTTGCCCGCGTCACATTTCTATCAGACAACCGGGCCGATATATCTAAGCTGCGCGTGCCCTGCCTGCTGCTGCAGTGCGCCGAGGACCTAATTGCTCCCCTGGAGGTGGGCGACTACCTGCACTCCGTAATCCCGGACTCAACGCTCGTTACCCTGCCCGTGGCTGGCCATTGTCCTCACGTCAGCGCCCCTACGGAAACGCTGGAGGCCATAGAAGCTTATATAGCAGCCTGA
- a CDS encoding antibiotic biosynthesis monooxygenase translates to MTVEYIRYRIAAEQQPAFVEAIRQANQLLAAAPDCLRYELAHCEEDAELFIWRIEWTSVERHLNGFRKSLEFGAFFRLVKPFYQSIQEMNHYAVVG, encoded by the coding sequence ATGACCGTCGAGTACATTCGCTACCGCATTGCCGCCGAGCAGCAGCCTGCTTTCGTAGAGGCTATTCGCCAGGCCAATCAGCTCCTGGCTGCTGCGCCCGACTGCCTGCGCTACGAACTTGCTCATTGCGAGGAAGACGCGGAACTGTTCATCTGGCGCATCGAGTGGACCTCGGTGGAGCGGCACCTGAATGGTTTCCGCAAAAGCCTGGAGTTCGGGGCGTTTTTCCGGCTGGTGAAGCCGTTTTACCAAAGTATTCAGGAAATGAACCACTATGCGGTGGTGGGGTAA